One Acidobacteriota bacterium genomic window, ATCCCAGCTGGTCCAAGCGCTGGCGACGTTCTGCCGAAATGCTGTCAGACAGTGCTCTCTGATTGTTAACCCACGTGCCAAGCTTGGAGCCATCGTTGGTCTTGAAGCTAATGGGTACGAAGCAATGGCCCTCCCGCTGCTGGAATTGGACAAGCCGCCCGCACCATTCATCCCACGTGGCACCGATGCGATCAGCGATTTCGATGGCAATACTTTGGGTCAGCTGTGCGTAGTCAACCGTTGGTCCGATCAGATGAATCTTTTCGCTGAAACGCGAAGGGTTGAACCGCAGCCCCGCACCCCGACGTTCTCTGAGTTCCCGAATAATATCTGCAAGCTCCTCATCGTTTTCCTGCAAGGCATTCACTACACTGGCGACGACATCAAACCCTTCCGAATGGATGGCTTCGTCTATACCCGCACCGTCAGTGCCGCAAAACAGCGGAACCAGCACATACCCTAATGTCTTGGTTGTAGTGCCACGGGGCTTGCGCATCGCTCTGCCGACCGCCTGGGCTATATCCACGCGACTCTCGCGGGGATCCATGAATGCCACCATGTCCACGGCTGGAATATTGATGCCCTCCGTCAAGCAGCGGGCGTTGGTCAACATCGCATGTTCGGTGCGGGCAAACGCCTGAATGATTTCGCTGCGGTCCGCCGCGCTCTGCGCCCCGTTCACGTGATCCACGCGGTATTCTCTGAGGTAGTGGGCAATGCCACGCGGAGAATTGGAGGCAAACTCCAGTGCTGCACTAATCCTGCTATGGAAGCTGATGATTTTCTTTGCATCCACGCGCCTGGCTGCTCGCTCCAAGGCAATCAGATGCGCTACCCATCGCGCTGCCAGCTCATCGCCAGCCACCAGCGTGATGCCGTGCTGGAGACTGAAATCATCTACCATCTGTTTATCAATCACGCTAATCAGCACTTTGTAGGGGCAGATGATGCCTTTATCCGCAGCAGCACGGAAGCTCAGAGTATGAGCGCGTTTCCCATAGACAGCGGGATCATCCATCGACTGGACAATCAGATCCCCATCCTTATCGCGATGCTTAATATCAAAATGGCGTGGAGTGGCGGTCAGGAACAGCCGCTTGCGAATCTGGATGTTCTTATCGTGTAGCGCGTAACTGAAGGACGTGCCAGCCCGGCCAGTGGTCTTGTGCGCTTCGTCCAGCACAGCAAAGTCGAAGGCTGGCAATCCTTTCGATCCCTCGCCCACCACGGGCGACGACTGGTAGGTTGAGAAGATTACTTTCACATCATCCTCTTGCCGGGTGAGGAAGCTCCGAACCACTGTTGGGTCGGTATCCACGCGAAAACCCACATCTGAAGCGTTGAATCGGATTTCGTCGCTCCTGAGGTCCACGGTCTGATCCGAGCAAACGCAGAGGTAGCTGAAGCGCGACTCCCAATGGTTGTGCTCACTCCACTCCTTCAGGGTCTGCTGCAGCAGCGTGAGCGATGGCACCAGCACCAGCACCGTTTGGGGATTGGCCTGTTCTGCCGCCCACAATGCAACCAGCGTCTTGCCGGTGCCACAAGCCATCACTGCATGAGCACGATCGGCTTCGGCAAAAGCTGCTGCTATATCGGCAAGCGCCTGGGTCTGATAGTTGGGGTCGGGTGTGGCGCGAATGATACGAAGAGGCTGCTCCTTGAGCCAGCACTCCATCTGGTTGAAGGTGCTGGCGGGCAGGTCAATGAATGCTTCCGAACTAAACCAGCGCGTGCGCTGGAGCGCGACATTCGATAAAGATGAGGCGTTGGTGAAAATCACACGATCCGCAAAGGCTTCAGTGATCCCCAAGAAGGGAGCGACTTCAGCGTAGGTCAGATGGGACTTCTGTCTGTACTTCACCTGATAGGCGACGTGGGTGCCATCGTGGGTCAGGTAAATGCCATCAATGCCGGTGCCGTCATTGGGCAGTCGATAGCGCGTTCTGAGCTCCAGAGGGATTCTGCCTACTACCCAGTGCTGGACGCTCTGCGCGATGCTCTGTGTCGCCAGATAAGCTTCGACGAAGATTTCAAATACATCGCCACGATCCTTTTCTTCGGCAAGGGCATTCACTCGTTCTTCAAAGGCAGCGAAGCTGTCTAATCCGTCGAAGATGCCTTGCTGAATCCAGTGCTTGGCGTTGGTGTGCTGAGGCTTCAAGTGTGAATGTACCCTTTACGGAGGATTACAGACTCCCGCTTATTTAAGCACAAGGCTGGAAAATCGAGTACTGGGTGAGTAGCAGTTTGCTGGAGAGGTAATATTTTCCCAGAATTTTTCCAAAAATTTTGCGCCTGTAAATGTGGGTACGAATATCTGCGACACAAGCCGTCTTAGATGCGAAGGGCGTCTGGCCCTCATACCCCGGATGGGTGTTCCAAGGGGGCGCACGATGCGAGACTCCCACCCCTCCTTCTCCCAGAATGCCTCGCAATCGCGCAATATTGGCTCAGGTTCAATCGGCGAGTGCATGTGCAGGGGGATAGAAATTGGCGTGGTTCAACAATGCCTTGCCGCCTCACCGATAAGAAAAAATCAACTACTGGAACCAAAAGGCATTTGAAGTGCAACGTGCGTTTGCATCCAGTTCACCCTCTAGTCAAAGTAGACAGCCGGAGTCCCAATCGAGGGGGGCGGGGTAGTCGGGACCGCCAACTTCCCCAAATTTTTGGCGAGCCTACAGGCATGTGAAGTGAGGCAGGAAGCATACGGGCCGACTTGGAGCCATCTACCTGATAGGAGTCCCAGTCAAATACGTTTCAAATTCAATTGGAAGATCGCTTATAGGCCAACGAGTATTCCGGGGACCCATCACTGCATTGCCATCGTAAATTCCGGTAACGCCCTGGTAACGCAGACACGACCAAACAGGTCCGCAGCCATCCTAACCCGTCCGAGCAAGGATGGCTCCTCGTTGAATTGAGTTTGCCGGCCGAGTTAGTGGGGCTGCAGGCCGCGCGCAGCAGTCTGGCAATGGAAACCGCCGGCGGCGTGGTTGAGGTTGAGAGAGACCCGCCCGCCGCGGGGAGCAAGACGCAGGTGATTCGTCTGCGTCTGACTGCGCCCAGGCCGCTGCCGCCCGGCAGAGTCGCCTCGCTTGAGTTCCGGCTCGCGGAATCACTGATCGGACACAAGGAAGTTCCGCTGAAGATCACGGGCGGTTCCGCATCCACCAGCGAACAGCAAACCATAGCCATTCAGCATCAAGACGGAAAGATCACCATCTCCGAAGACGCTCCCACCCTGGTCAACTGCTTCTTCTTTACGCATTAATGCGCAACGGGCCGGCTGGCGCGATCCAGCAGCTCCATCACGTGTACTACTTCCTGGCCGTGGCCATGGCGGGCCACGCCCGCGCGCATCTGCAACAGGCATCCGGGGTTGGCGGTGGCGATGATTTCCGCGGCGGTCCCGTTGGCGTATTTCATCTTATCGTCGAGCAGGCGCAGCGACAGATCCGTTTCGAGTACGTTGTAAATGCCCGCGCTGCCGCAGCAAAGGTCCGCGTGGGGCAACTCGACAAAACACAGACCCGGAATGGCGGCGAGCAACGAGCGCGGCGCCTGCTTCACTTTTTGTCCATGCAGCAGGTGGCAGGAATCCTGATAAGTTACCGTCGCGCTGATGGGACTTAATGACTGAGTGAGTCCCACGTCGGCTAGAAACTCAGTCACATCTTTCATCTTCGCTGAAAACGCAGCGGCGCGCTTCGACCAGGCCGCGTCGCCATGCAGCAGCTCGCCGTATTCCTTGAGCGTCGATCCGCAACCAGCGGCGTTGGTGAGATGCGCGTCAAAGGACTCCCGTTCAAACGCTTCGATATTGCGCCGCGCCAGCTCGCGCGCCTTCTCGCGGACGCCGGCGTGGACATGCAGCGCGCCGCAACAGATTTGTCCGGCGGGAACAACCACTTCACATCCGTTGCGCTGCAGCACGCGGATGGTGGCTTCCTGCAAGCGCGCGAACGCAAAGTTGGCGATGCAGCCGGAGTGAAACGCCACGCGATAGCGGCGCGGGCCGTGCGCGGGAAACGTCTTGCCGATCTGCGAGAAAAAGTCCGGCGACTCGGAGTTGGGAGCGAGTGAATCCAGATCAGCCAGGCGCGTTCCTTCGCCCAACAGCTTCGAGCGCCGCACCATCTCTTGCAGGCCAGATGCCTGATACCAATAGAGCAGTCGGCCGGCAATTCGCAGGCGTGTGGGATGGGGAAACAGATGGTGGAACGCCAGCCGCCGCAGCAGGCGCTCGCGCCACGGGCGACGATAGTTCATTTCGATCTGGGTGCGCGCGGCCTCCACCAGCTTGCCGTATTCAACACCCGAAGGACACGCGGTCTCGCAGGCGCGGCAGTCCAGGCACAGGTCAATATGGCGCACGAAACTTTCGCCGATGGCCATGCGGCCTTCATCGACGGCCACCATCTGATAGATTCGCCCGCGCGGCGAATCCATTTCAACGCCCAACTCACGGTAGGTGGGGCAGTAGTTGGCGCATAGACCGCAATGCACGCAGCGCGAATATTCCTCCCAGCGCGGACGGTCCTCGCCAGTGAACCCGCTGGAAGCCAAGCCGCTGGCGGGAGTATGTGCCGAGTTGTGGTCTGTAATCTGCGTCAACATGCTTTAGATGCCGCCCCTGGATGCCGCCCCTAGATGCCGCCATAAAAGCGGCTCGGATTCAGTGTGCCGTGAGGGTCGAGCGCAGACTTGATTCGCTGCATCAGAGGAAAGTCATCGCCCAGCTTGCCCCAGGGGTTCAACTTTCCATCATACGCCAACGGGAACCACTCAACCGTGGCACGCCCACCGAGCCTTTCGGCGAGCGCGACGATCTGCTCCGCCCCGCGCGGCAATTTTTCGATGGCACGATCTCCGCCCTCGGGCCATAGGTATTGATAAACAATTCCGGTACCGGCGTGTGCACTGGAAGCGGTGGAGAGTTGTGAGTCATCAGCCAATTGCTTCGCCTCGGTGATGAACGTAGTCAGTTGCCGCAGCGGCAGCGAAGCCTTGATCGCGACACCAGCAGGTTGTGCGCGCAGATAGGCTGGAGTCATGTCGCTCAGTGAATTCCAGAGACGATCTTGAAAACCGTCAGTGATCGTTTGCATGGAAAGACAGCCACTTCCACGCAGCAGTTTGGAAAGATCGTTGCTCGCGCGATCCACCACCACTTGCGGCCCTGCGACTGAAACAATTACGTTATACGGCGATGTGCACGTCCCGGCCACTCCCGCCAGCGTGCCTGCCGAGGCATCCACCAATTCGAGTGATTGTGGGAAAAATGGAGAGTTCAAGATGGCCTGCGTAAATTCAGCCGCGGCGGCTATCGAAGAAAACCCAAACATAAATGTGCCGGCGGCGGGAGGAATCGGAAATACCTTCAGGGAGATTTCGGTAATGATGCCCAGTGTTCCGAACGACCCGATGAGCAGCTTGGGGAGATCGTAGCCGGCGACGTTCTTCACGACCCGTCCGCCGCCCTTGGCCAGTCGCCCATCCGCCGTGGCGAACTGTATGCCGATCACCACGTCGCGCCATCCACCGTAGCCCAGCCGTTGTGGACCGCTAAGATTTGCGGCAAGCGTTCCTCCCAGCGTTGCATCGTTTGCGCAAGGGACATCAAGCGGAAGCATCTGCCCATGTTGAGCCAGTGTCTCGCGCAGCGCCCTGATGGTGATGCCCGCTTCCACCGTGATCGTCAGATCGCTGGCGGGGTAATCGATCACGCGCTGCATGCGTTCGGTGGAGACGGCGAGATCCACGCGCCGCGCGATGCCGCCGCAGTCGCGCTTGGTTCCGCCGCCAACGGGGGTCACCGTGAGCGTTTCCGCAGCCGCTAATTTCAGGATTGCCGCGAGCTGCTCACGATCGGCGGGAACCGCGACAACTTCAGGCGGCGTCATCGCACGCACTCGCGAGGCGCACCACGGCGTGTCGCCGCGCACATTCGACGCGCCGCATATGGCTTGCAATTTGTGTATTGTTGATTGACTTGGCAAGCGGTTGCTCGACTCCTCTTGGCACGGAACGGGTAAACCTAAAACGGATGCGGCGGCGGGATGCGAATCTCTCCGCAGCCCTTCGTTGTGGGAAATATTTTGCCGGGGTTGAGCCGCCCGTCGGGATTGAACACCGACTTGACCTGACTCATCACCGCGAGATCAACGTCAGTAAACAGGAACGGCATCAACTCATTCTTCTCCATGCCCACGCCATGCTCGCCCGTGATCGAGCCGCCAAGCGATACGCAGAACTGCAAGATCTCCGCGCCTGCCTCCACCACTTTGAGGCGCTGCTCGGGGTCGCGTGAGTCGAACAGAATGTTGGGATGGATATTGCCGTCGCCGGCGTGGAACACATTGGCGATGGCCAACCCGTAGCGCTCGCTGACTTGCTGGATGAAGCGCATTGTCTCGGGAATCTTGGTGCGCGGAATCACGCCATCCTGTACGTAGAAGCTGGGCGCCTTGCGCCCCAGTGCGCCGAAGGCATTCTTGCGGCCCGCCCAAAGTTTCTGGCGCTCGGCCTCCGACGCCGCGATGCGCACGCTGCGCGCGCCATGCCGCTCGCACACTTCCCGCACCTGCGCCGCCTGCAACTCAACCGCTTCCTGCAAGCCCTCCAGTTCGATGAGCAGCACGCAAGCGGCATCGCGCGGGTACCCCGCATTCGTAGCGTCCTCCACGGCCTGCAGCGTGATCTGATCCATCATCTCCAGCGCCGACGGCGTGATGGCTCGTGAGGTGATCTCGGCCACCGTCTCCGCCCCGTCGTCCACGCGGTCGTAGATCGCGAGCAGCGTTTTCACGGCTTCGGACGTGCGCGTCAGCTTGACGGTGATCTCGGTAACAATGCCGAGCGTGCCCTCCGAGCCGACGAACAGTCCGGTGAGATCATAGCCGGGCGTGTCCCACACCGCGCCGCCGAGATGGACGAGTTCGCCATCGGGCAGCACTACCTCCAGCCCCAGCACGTGGTTGGTAGTAACGCCGTAGGCCAGTGTATGCGGCCCTCCGGCGTTCTCTGACACGTTGCCGCCCAGCGTGCAAGCCTTCTGGCTGGATGGATCGGGAGCGTAATAGTAGCCTGCGGAGGCCACCGCGACAGTGAGTTCGAGATTGACCACGCCGGGCTGGACGACTGCGCGCTGATTGCCCAGGTCGATGGCGACGATCTCCTTCATGCGGGCGAAGCCCATCATCAGCCCGCCGTGCACTGCCACCGCACCACCGCTGAGGCCCGTGCCCGCGCCGCGCGGGACGATCACCACGCCATTCTGCCTGGCCCAGCGTACCAGCGCGACCACTTCGCCCGCGGTCGCCGGGAGGGCCACGGCATTGGGCATCGCGCGATCAACGGAGCCATCGAACTCATAGAGCAGCAGGTCGTCCGGCTGGGACAATACGGCGCGCGCGCCCACGATGGCGGCCAGGTCGCGGTGCATCGAGTGGATGCTCAAGTTGGCCGGTGGTCCCGAGGCTAGTGGTTCCGAGGTTAGAGGTTCCGTCATGGAGTCATCCCGGTGCCTGCCTTTCTGCGCGTGCTAAGGCAGTCCACCCAAGATAGCAGATCGAGTGCGGAAAATGGATGCTCGCCCGGCAAGGTTTTCCGTCGAGCAGTCAGGAATTGACGAGCGACTCATCGCCCATTTCCCTCCTCCCATTCAGGCGACAAGAATCACAAATTGTCGGCACAGCCCAAAGTGCATACGTTCACGGTTCTGACCACTCTGACCAGATTGACAAACCGCGGAAATCGGCCGGGGTTGGTTCGCGATTGGCCCGGAAATCGCCGGAAATGGAAAGTCGGCAGTGGGCCGTCGGGCAACCCGGAGCGACCAACCTGACCACTCTGCCCACAAACTCCACAGCATCCAAATTTTCCAAACTATCAGAATCCGCAGCTCCGCCAAAAGATTCCAAATTCCCTCCATTGACTACTGCCGGCTCCTCACTTCCCGCCCCCTTATTTTCTTTCCGCCATTCCGCTGCCCGGCAGCTATTTCGGCACGGTTGAAATCGTGCTCTGACGTTTTACAAATTGGGAACTGCGCCACCACCGGCTGCGGGTTTCGGTGGCGTGGGGTCGGAAAGCAGTGATATACTGAGCGGTTGTATGGCCGGATGGATAGCTCTCTGGCCGCTTCGGCAGCACTTCAGTCAATTGGATGAGCGCAATTATTGCTTCGGCCCGAGCCCGCTCGGGTCACCCCTATTAGGCTTAGTTTCGACAGGCCATTTCAGGAGGATCGATTCATGTCAGCTAACAACCGGCACTTCGTGGCCGTCATTGGAGGAGCCACGGCGGGCTCCGTCGCGGCGGAGGTTCTCGCCGACCACGGCATTCGTGTCGCGGTGATCGAGCAGAACAGCCGGCCCTACGGCAAGATCGAAGACGGCCTGCCGCGCTGGCACGTCGAGCAGCGCCGCCAGGAATACGCCAAGATGGCCGCGCGCCTGAACAAGCCCGGCGTTACGTTTGTTCCCTCCACCAAACTGGGCCGCGACGTGGACTTCAACGACCTCACCGAGAAGTGGGGCTTCTCCGCCGTGATCCTGGCCAACGGCGCGTGGCGCGACCGCAGCATCGGCATCGATGGCGCGGATGAGTTTATCGGCAAGGGACTGATCTATCAGAACCCCTTTATCTATTGGTATAACCACAAGAACGAGAAGGGCTATGACGGTCCGCGCTACGAGGTGCCGGACGAGGCGCTGGTGCTCGGCGGCGGCCTGGCGTCGATCGACGTGGTGAAGATTCTCCAGATGGAAAACTACGAACGTGCGCTGAAGGCGCGCGGCATTGCAGCGCACATGCACGACTTCGAGAAAAAAGGCATCCCGGCCGTGTGCAAGGCGCATGGCATTGACCCGGCATCGCTGGGCGTGAAGGGCTGTCTGCTGGTCTATCGCCGCCGTCAGCAGGACATGCCGCTGGCGCAGCCGCCGGAGAACGCCACGCCGGAGCAGCTCGCCAAGACGGAGTCCGTGCGCCAGAAGGTGTTGCGGCTGGCGCAGGAAAAGTTCCTGTTCCGCTTCCAGGATTGCCGCCTGACGCAAGGGCTGGTGTTGGAGAATGGCCGTCTCGTGGGCATCAAGGTATCCGAGACCAAAGTCGAGGGCCGCAAGGCCACGCCGGTGCCCGGATCGGAGCACGATCTGCGCGCGCCGCTGATTATCTCGTCGATTGGCTCGGTGCCGGAGCCGATTCCCGGCGCGATCATGAAGGGCGAGTATTTCGATATCACTGAAACCGATCTGCCGCAGTACAAGGGCAATGACCGTGTCTTCGGCGTCGGCAACGTAGTCACTGGGCAGGGTAACATCCGTGTATCTCAAGTTCACAGCCAGAAAGTGACGGAGCGCCTGGTGGAGGCTTACCTGGGCCTCGGCGAAGGCGGCGAGGGCAGTCGCGACATCAGCGCAGGGCAGGCAGGCGCGGAGGCGCGCGGCGCGGCGCAGGCGGCAGCGGTGCAGGAGATGGTGAAAACCTTCCCCAGCCTGACCGATGCTCAAATCGCTGGCCTGGAAGAGAAGATCAAGGCCCAGCATGATCGCGTTGGCTACGGCGGAAACTATAACGCCTGGATCGCGAAAGTAACTCCAGCGGACCTGGAGTAAGTCGGTATGTGAGTGATTAGTAGCTAGTGAGTCAGTTACAAGTTAGTTACAACAGGAGTCATGCCGTGCCGGCACGCATACTGAATGGCAATGAGATACGCGATCAGATACTCGCCGAGTTACGCGCGGAAGTCGAGCAGTTGCGTGCAAAAGGCGTGCAGCCCGGACTGAGCGTGATCCTGGTGGGCAACGATCCGGCCTCGGAGATTTACACTCGCAATAAAGTATCCACCTGCCACAGTCTGGGCATCGCCAGCGAACGCATTGAGCTGTCGGAGTCC contains:
- a CDS encoding (Fe-S)-binding protein; translated protein: MLTQITDHNSAHTPASGLASSGFTGEDRPRWEEYSRCVHCGLCANYCPTYRELGVEMDSPRGRIYQMVAVDEGRMAIGESFVRHIDLCLDCRACETACPSGVEYGKLVEAARTQIEMNYRRPWRERLLRRLAFHHLFPHPTRLRIAGRLLYWYQASGLQEMVRRSKLLGEGTRLADLDSLAPNSESPDFFSQIGKTFPAHGPRRYRVAFHSGCIANFAFARLQEATIRVLQRNGCEVVVPAGQICCGALHVHAGVREKARELARRNIEAFERESFDAHLTNAAGCGSTLKEYGELLHGDAAWSKRAAAFSAKMKDVTEFLADVGLTQSLSPISATVTYQDSCHLLHGQKVKQAPRSLLAAIPGLCFVELPHADLCCGSAGIYNVLETDLSLRLLDDKMKYANGTAAEIIATANPGCLLQMRAGVARHGHGQEVVHVMELLDRASRPVAH
- a CDS encoding DEAD/DEAH box helicase — its product is MKPQHTNAKHWIQQGIFDGLDSFAAFEERVNALAEEKDRGDVFEIFVEAYLATQSIAQSVQHWVVGRIPLELRTRYRLPNDGTGIDGIYLTHDGTHVAYQVKYRQKSHLTYAEVAPFLGITEAFADRVIFTNASSLSNVALQRTRWFSSEAFIDLPASTFNQMECWLKEQPLRIIRATPDPNYQTQALADIAAAFAEADRAHAVMACGTGKTLVALWAAEQANPQTVLVLVPSLTLLQQTLKEWSEHNHWESRFSYLCVCSDQTVDLRSDEIRFNASDVGFRVDTDPTVVRSFLTRQEDDVKVIFSTYQSSPVVGEGSKGLPAFDFAVLDEAHKTTGRAGTSFSYALHDKNIQIRKRLFLTATPRHFDIKHRDKDGDLIVQSMDDPAVYGKRAHTLSFRAAADKGIICPYKVLISVIDKQMVDDFSLQHGITLVAGDELAARWVAHLIALERAARRVDAKKIISFHSRISAALEFASNSPRGIAHYLREYRVDHVNGAQSAADRSEIIQAFARTEHAMLTNARCLTEGINIPAVDMVAFMDPRESRVDIAQAVGRAMRKPRGTTTKTLGYVLVPLFCGTDGAGIDEAIHSEGFDVVASVVNALQENDEELADIIRELRERRGAGLRFNPSRFSEKIHLIGPTVDYAQLTQSIAIEIADRIGATWDEWCGRLVQFQQREGHCFVPISFKTNDGSKLGTWVNNQRALSDSISAERRQRLDQLG
- a CDS encoding FAD-binding protein, whose product is MHRDLAAIVGARAVLSQPDDLLLYEFDGSVDRAMPNAVALPATAGEVVALVRWARQNGVVIVPRGAGTGLSGGAVAVHGGLMMGFARMKEIVAIDLGNQRAVVQPGVVNLELTVAVASAGYYYAPDPSSQKACTLGGNVSENAGGPHTLAYGVTTNHVLGLEVVLPDGELVHLGGAVWDTPGYDLTGLFVGSEGTLGIVTEITVKLTRTSEAVKTLLAIYDRVDDGAETVAEITSRAITPSALEMMDQITLQAVEDATNAGYPRDAACVLLIELEGLQEAVELQAAQVREVCERHGARSVRIAASEAERQKLWAGRKNAFGALGRKAPSFYVQDGVIPRTKIPETMRFIQQVSERYGLAIANVFHAGDGNIHPNILFDSRDPEQRLKVVEAGAEILQFCVSLGGSITGEHGVGMEKNELMPFLFTDVDLAVMSQVKSVFNPDGRLNPGKIFPTTKGCGEIRIPPPHPF
- a CDS encoding FAD-binding oxidoreductase gives rise to the protein MQAICGASNVRGDTPWCASRVRAMTPPEVVAVPADREQLAAILKLAAAETLTVTPVGGGTKRDCGGIARRVDLAVSTERMQRVIDYPASDLTITVEAGITIRALRETLAQHGQMLPLDVPCANDATLGGTLAANLSGPQRLGYGGWRDVVIGIQFATADGRLAKGGGRVVKNVAGYDLPKLLIGSFGTLGIITEISLKVFPIPPAAGTFMFGFSSIAAAAEFTQAILNSPFFPQSLELVDASAGTLAGVAGTCTSPYNVIVSVAGPQVVVDRASNDLSKLLRGSGCLSMQTITDGFQDRLWNSLSDMTPAYLRAQPAGVAIKASLPLRQLTTFITEAKQLADDSQLSTASSAHAGTGIVYQYLWPEGGDRAIEKLPRGAEQIVALAERLGGRATVEWFPLAYDGKLNPWGKLGDDFPLMQRIKSALDPHGTLNPSRFYGGI